The genomic interval GGCCGACGAGGACGACAGGGCCGGCAATGCTGCCGACGACGTCGGACACATAGGCGGCGTCGCTCGAAACGCTGCGCAGCGGATTGGCGGCAGCCACGACCGGAAAGCCGTCCTTGCGCAGGATCTCGACGACGCCGTTCCAGCTGGATGAATCGGCAAAGGCGCCGTGGACGAGAACGACGGTCGGCTTGGCCGGCTGAGCGAAGGCAGCACCGGACAGAAGTGCGCCCGCCAGGGCGACGACAGCAGCAAACTTGAACATGGGTCAATTCCTTTCGTCGGTTGAGTCTAGGGAGCCGAAGCGGGAACCGCACGGGACGTTCACGTGCCTTCAAGTCCCCGCTTTCATTTAATTTGCAAGCGATTTCTTTGTACACGATCTAAATAGCCAGCCTCGTGTGTGACGTCAATAGCTTGCAAACAGATCGCGCACAAATTATATTGATCGCGGAGGAGAGCGTGATGAAAAACACCCCATCGAATGATATCGCCGACGTGCCGAAGATCGATGAAATGCTTTGCTTTTCAATCTATTCGGCAAGCCACGCCTTCAACCAGCTTTACCGCCCCCTGCTCGATGAGCTGGATCTGACCTATCCGCAATTCCTGGTCATGACCGCATTGTGGGCGCGTGACGACCGCACGGTGAAGGATCTCGGCGAGACGCTTTTCCTTGATTCCAGCACCCTCACCCCGCTGCTGAAGCGGCTGGAAAATGTCGGCCTCGTCACCCGCAACCGCAATCCCGCCGACGAGCGCCAGGTGCTCTTGCGCCTGACGAAGGAAGGACAGGCCCTCAAGAGCCGCGCCGCCCACGTGTTCGACTGCATCGGCAAGGCCGTCGGCCTCGACGCCGACACCGTCGACAAAATTCGGGACACGATCGCTGCGCTTCGCGACAATATTCACAAGAAGGACAGGAACGAGACCTGACGCGAGGCGGCGCCCGCCGCGCAGTCACCACGCCAGGACGATTTTCGTCGACAAGCCGATCGCATATTGTACGATCTGCCGGCGGCCCAGCGCACCGCGATCGATGGCGCTCCCATCGCCACTCCTCACGCCGGCCGAACACGCCGCCGTTGCCATTCTGGCGCTTTGCGGTACGTCAATCGCGTTTCGATGAAGGAGGAGTTCAATGGAATATCGTCTGCTCGGCCGTTCCGGCCTGAAGGTTTCGACTTTGACCATGGGCACGATGACTTTCGGCGGCGTCGGCTGGGCGAAGATGGTCGGCCATCTCGGCGTCTCCGAGGCCAAGAAGATGATCGACATGTGCATCGATGCCGGCATCAACCTGATCGACACCGCCAATATTTATTCCAATGGCGAATGCGAAAACATCATCGGCGAGGCGCTCGCCGGCAAGCGGCCGCAGGGCGTCCTGCTCGCGACCAAGGCCCGCTTCGGCATGGGCGACGGTCCGAACGACCGCGGGCTCTCGCGCTACCACCTGATCCGCGAATGCGAGGCGAGCCTCAAGCGCCTGAAGACCGATGTCATCGACCTCTACCAGGTGCATGAATGGGACGGCCAGACGCCGCTCGAAGAGACGATGGAAGCGCTCGACACCCTGATCAAACAGGGCAAGGTGCGTTATGTCGGCTGCTCGAACTATTCCGGTTGGCACATCATGAAGGCGCTCGGGATCGCCAGCGAGCACCGCTATCAGCGCTTCATCAGCCAGCAGATCCATTACACGCTGGAAGCCCGCGACGCCGAATACGAGCTGCTGCCGATCTCGATCGACCAGGGCCTCGGCGTGCTGGTCTGGAGCCCGCTCGCCGGCGGCCTGCTTTCCGGCAAACACCGCCGCAACCAGGCCGCGCCCGAAGGCACCCGCCAGTTCGCCGGCTGGACCGAGCCGCCGATCCGCGACGAAAACCGCCTCTGGAACATCGTTGAGACGCTGGTCGCGATCGGCGAGGAACGCGGCGTTTCCGCCGCTCAGGTTGCGCTTGCCTGGCTGATCGGCCGCAAGGCGGTTACCTCGGTCATCATCGGCGGGCGCACCGAAGCCCAGTTCCGCGACAACATCGCCGCCGCAGGGTTGAAGCTCACGGATGAGGAGCGCAAGCGCCTCGACGCCGTAAGCCAGCCGCCGGTGATCTATCCCTATTGGCATCAGCTGAACACGGCAAGCGACAGGCTTGGCGAAGCCGATCTCGAGCTTTTCGGCCCGCATCTTCAGCAATAGAAGCCGGACGCGATGACGGCATTGCACGGTGAAGGATATGCGTCATAAAAGATGCATCTTCACCGTGCTAGCGTGAGATCCCGCATCGCCAGGGAGGCTCGCCATGCTGAAGAATTACAAGGTCCTGAAGGGTACGGCGAGCGCGCTCGCCCTCGATGATGACAACGATCCGCATATCGAGATCCGCATCGAGGCGAACGGCGTCAGCTACCGGATCGCGGTCAACGTCCGCTCCAAGCAATCGCCCCACGACCTGCTCTATGCCAACATCGTCGATTTCAAGCACGGGGCGCTGACGGAGGCGCTCGAAGCCCTGCCGATGGGCCTGACCGACATCCGCAGGGACCGCCCCGAGCTTACGATCGATTATGTCCGCGGCGGGCTGATAGAACGCGAGGACATGGATGTCGCGCCCTTCCAGCTCTCCGGCCCGAAGAATGATCTGCGCGAGTTCATCGAGCCGATCGTCGAGGAAGCGATTGCCGATCCCGACATCCATTTCTATGCCTTCGGTGAAGCCTGGGGGCCCGAGCACAACAAGCCGGACCAATATTTTGAATTCGAACCGGGCAACGGCATCCACGACATCCACATGAACCAGGGTGACGGCGGCAGCTTCAAGGCCACAAACGGTCCGAACCAGGACGGGGCGCTGCTCGTCCATTTCACCGATACCGACGAATGGGCCGCGATCTTCCTCTGCTTCCAGTCGCAAAACTGGAACACCGATGAGAAGACCGGCCATCCCGTCGCCGAAAACCGCGGCGGCCAGGGCCGCGGCGAAGGCACCCGCCGGCCGCAGCCGGTCGTCGCCTCGTCGCTGCGCATCATCGCCGCGCTGATCAACCCCGTGAATGGCGAAGGCGGCGCGGGAGCCGAAACGGTAACAATCATCAACCGCTCCGACATGGTTGCTTCGCTCGACGGCTGGAAGCTGGAGGACGAGAACGGCCGGACGCAGACGCTGGCGGGAGCGCTTGCCGCAGGCGAGACCCGCACGATCGCGCTCAATGCAGCCGCCGGCGGCCCGCAGCTCGCCAATCGCGGAGGCGACATCATCCTGCGCAACGCCGACGGAGCGGTCGCCGACCGCGTCGGCTACGGAAAGAGCGAGACGGCGAATGAAGGTTGGACGACGATCTTTTGATGGGCGCGCAAGCCCCTCATCCGGCTGCCGCCACCTTCTTCCCCGCCTGCGGGGAGAAGGGGATATGCAGCACCGCCTTCCTCATCTTCAACGTTGCGTTTGGCACGTCCCCTCGCCCCGTGTTTACGGGGAGAGTTAGCGTGAGGGGCAGAGGCTCGTTCCAAAGAACATCTGCAGAAGATCAGCCAAAGAGCACAAAGCCCTCAACCTACCTGCTCACCCACCGATCTCCGCCGAAATCAACCTCCCCAACCGGCTGATGCCATCCTCGATCATCTGCTCGTTGGCGCAGGAGAAGCTGACGCGGAAGGTGTTGGCGCCGGAGCCGTCGGCGAAGAAGGCCTTGCCGGGCACGAAGGCGACCTTGGCGGTTTCCAGCGATCTGGCGAGCAGCTTGGCGCCATCCATGCCTTCCGGCAGCGTGATCCAGATGAACATGCCGCCCTCCGGCTTCGTCCAGCTGGTGCCCTGCCGCATATATTTTTCCAGTGCCGCCAGCATGCAATCGCGGCGCTTGCTGTAGACGGCCTTGATCTTGGCGACCTGCGCGTCGAAACCGCGCTCGGCGACATCTGCTATCGCTATCTGGTTGATCGTCGAGGAGTGCAGGTCGGCCGCCTGCTTCATCAGCACCAGCTTGCGGATGACGAGCGCACTGGCGACGATGAAGCCGACGCGAAGTCCGGGCGCCAGCGTCTTGGAAAAGCTGCCGCAATAGATCGTGCGCGTATCGTTGATATGGCCCTTCTCGGCGATTTCAAGCGCCAGGATCGGCGGGATCGGCTCCCCGTCGTAACGCAGCGACTGGTAGGCCGCATCCTCGATGACGGCGATATCGAGTTCTTCGGCGAGCGCCAGCACCCGCTTGCGGCCGGCGAGATCGACCGTTTCACCTGTGGGATTGGAGAAATCGGTGGAGAGATAGGCGAACTTGACCTTGCCTCCGGCGGCGGCCGCCGCCAGGCGATAGGATTCCGGCGTCCGGTTGCCGCTCGGCGTCAGCTGGTCATAGGCCGGCTCATAGGCGTTGAAGGCCTGCAGCGCGCCGAGATAGGTCGGCCAGGTCACCAGCGCGGTGTCGTTGGGCGACAGGAAGAGCTTGCCGAGATAATCGAGCCCTTGCTGCGAGCCGGAAACGATGAAGACATTGTCGAGCTCGCAGGGAATGCCGAGCGCACCCATCTGCCCGACCAGCCATTCGCGCAGCGGCTTGTAGCCTTCGGAAACCGAATATTGCAGAGCGGAGGTGACGGCCGAACTGCCGAAAATATCCGCGTAAGCCTGCTTGAATTCCTGATCCGGGAACAGCGCAGGGTCCGGAATGCCGCCGGCGAAGGAAATAATGTCAGGCCGGTCGAGAAGTTTCAGAAGCTCGCGGATTTCCGAAGCGCGCATACGGGAGGAGCGCGTCGCAAACATTGCGTCCCAGTTCAGCATGGAGGTTTCCTCTTATTTTCTAATATCCGCAGCTGATCATGCAGGGAAATTTATGTCAACAATACTGACCTATTTTCTTGTCACTGGGACAAAGTTGGAAGATCCGGCATTCGAGAGCCGACGCAAAATCGGACGGACGTTGGAGGTTCCACGCAAATGGCGCACTCCGCGTGAAATTTGCCGCCTCGAGCGACTATTCCTCTGGTCAAAAAGCCGAAAGCGGTCGATACAGTCCTTTCCAAAACCGGCCCGGGGGCAGTAGTGTGCCGCCCATTATTCAATGGACTATCAAGGTGCCAGCATGACCGTGACGTCGACCTCTCCTGAAATCACAATCGAATTCCACAAGTCTCCCGTCCCCGACGCCGATCGCATCAAGGCACTGGAAACACCCGGCTTCGGCAAGATCTTCACCGATCATATGGTCCTGGCACGCTGGACGGCCGACAAGGGCTGGCACGATGCGAAGGTCACGCCGCGCCGCCCTCTGGAACTCGATCCGGCAAGCGCCGTGCTGCACTACGCCCAGGAAATCTTCGAAGGCATGAAGG from Rhizobium lentis carries:
- a CDS encoding MarR family winged helix-turn-helix transcriptional regulator, whose amino-acid sequence is MKNTPSNDIADVPKIDEMLCFSIYSASHAFNQLYRPLLDELDLTYPQFLVMTALWARDDRTVKDLGETLFLDSSTLTPLLKRLENVGLVTRNRNPADERQVLLRLTKEGQALKSRAAHVFDCIGKAVGLDADTVDKIRDTIAALRDNIHKKDRNET
- a CDS encoding aldo/keto reductase, which codes for MEYRLLGRSGLKVSTLTMGTMTFGGVGWAKMVGHLGVSEAKKMIDMCIDAGINLIDTANIYSNGECENIIGEALAGKRPQGVLLATKARFGMGDGPNDRGLSRYHLIRECEASLKRLKTDVIDLYQVHEWDGQTPLEETMEALDTLIKQGKVRYVGCSNYSGWHIMKALGIASEHRYQRFISQQIHYTLEARDAEYELLPISIDQGLGVLVWSPLAGGLLSGKHRRNQAAPEGTRQFAGWTEPPIRDENRLWNIVETLVAIGEERGVSAAQVALAWLIGRKAVTSVIIGGRTEAQFRDNIAAAGLKLTDEERKRLDAVSQPPVIYPYWHQLNTASDRLGEADLELFGPHLQQ
- a CDS encoding DUF2278 family protein; this encodes MLKNYKVLKGTASALALDDDNDPHIEIRIEANGVSYRIAVNVRSKQSPHDLLYANIVDFKHGALTEALEALPMGLTDIRRDRPELTIDYVRGGLIEREDMDVAPFQLSGPKNDLREFIEPIVEEAIADPDIHFYAFGEAWGPEHNKPDQYFEFEPGNGIHDIHMNQGDGGSFKATNGPNQDGALLVHFTDTDEWAAIFLCFQSQNWNTDEKTGHPVAENRGGQGRGEGTRRPQPVVASSLRIIAALINPVNGEGGAGAETVTIINRSDMVASLDGWKLEDENGRTQTLAGALAAGETRTIALNAAAGGPQLANRGGDIILRNADGAVADRVGYGKSETANEGWTTIF
- a CDS encoding PLP-dependent aminotransferase family protein; its protein translation is MLNWDAMFATRSSRMRASEIRELLKLLDRPDIISFAGGIPDPALFPDQEFKQAYADIFGSSAVTSALQYSVSEGYKPLREWLVGQMGALGIPCELDNVFIVSGSQQGLDYLGKLFLSPNDTALVTWPTYLGALQAFNAYEPAYDQLTPSGNRTPESYRLAAAAAGGKVKFAYLSTDFSNPTGETVDLAGRKRVLALAEELDIAVIEDAAYQSLRYDGEPIPPILALEIAEKGHINDTRTIYCGSFSKTLAPGLRVGFIVASALVIRKLVLMKQAADLHSSTINQIAIADVAERGFDAQVAKIKAVYSKRRDCMLAALEKYMRQGTSWTKPEGGMFIWITLPEGMDGAKLLARSLETAKVAFVPGKAFFADGSGANTFRVSFSCANEQMIEDGISRLGRLISAEIGG